A window from Tenrec ecaudatus isolate mTenEca1 chromosome Y, mTenEca1.hap1, whole genome shotgun sequence encodes these proteins:
- the LOC142435545 gene encoding actin-like protein 8: protein MTTKTIVIDHGSGFVKAGLAGCNKPQMVLSNIVNYTPCQENPGPSYARRQVSLGIDFSHPDTFSYPTERGHVLNWEGVEHIWSFIMNEYREEHEDCPVLITESPFWEPTDRKKTLEIMFEYLHVPTLLLADQLNMSLYSSGHLTGMVVDSGYGLTQVKCFHQGYPVHSSCQMLEFAGQDLSAYLCKSLFKDDADPRNLFQMETVNHTQKRKCYVPNNLAEVLFQCTPSSSDKDLMYQLPDGTMMELTPMEQIAPEMFFSPQVFNLPGPSIPQLLLESLKTCDSSLHPMLMSHVVVCGGNTMYPGFSDRLYNELATSDLLSSTNASLWVGSDRNFSVWLGASVVAQLSSFKSQWVTREQYEEDGKV from the exons ATGACCACCAAGACCATCGTCATTGACCATGGCTCTGGCTTTGTGAAGGCTGGCCTGGCTGGGTGTAACAAGCCTCAGATGGTCCTCTCTAACATCGTGAATTACACACCATGCCAGGAGAACCCCGGGCCCAGCTATGCTCGCAGACAAGTGAGCCTGGGCATCGATTTCTCCCACCCTGATACCTTCAGCTACCCTACAGAGCGTGGCCATGTGCTCAACTGGGAAGGGGTGGAGCACATCTGGTCATTCATCATGAATGAATACAGAGAGGAGCACGAGGATTGCCCAGTATTGATCACCGAGAGTCCCTTCTGGGAGCCGACTGACCGGAAGAAGACATTGGAG ATCATGTTTGAGTACCTGCATGTGCCCACCCTGCTCCTGGCCGATCAGCTGAACATGTCTCTgtactcctctggccacctgaccGGCATGGTGGTGGATTCTGGCTATGGCTTGACGCAAGTGAAGTGTTTCCACCAGGGGTACCCAGTGCACTCAAGCTGCCAGATGCTGGAGTTTGCTGGCCAGGATCTTTCTGCTTACCTCTGCAAGAGCCTCTTCAAAGATGATGCTGACCCACGCAACCTGTTCCAGATGGAGACGGTTAATCATACTCAGAAGAGGAAGTGCTACGTGCCAAATAACCTGGCCGAGGTTCTCTTCCAGTGTACACCCAGCAGCTCTGACAAAGATCTCATGTACCAGCTCCCTGATGGCACCATGATGGAGCTGACCCCCATGGAGCAGATTGCTCCTGAGATGTTCTTCAGCCCTCAAGTGTTCAATCTGCCAGGGCCCAGCATCCCCCAGCTCTTGCTGGAGTCGCTCAAGACTTGTGACAGTTCACTACACCCGATGCTCATGTCCCATGTGGTAGTCTGTGGGGGAAACACCATGTACCCCGGATTCTCAGATCGTTTGTACAATGAGCTGGCCACTAGTGACCTCCTTTCTTCCACCAATgcctccctgtgggtgggttcagatagaaatttcagtgtctggctagGAGCCTCTGTAGTGGCCCAACTTTCTTCTTTCAAGTCCCAGTGGGTGACCAGAGAGCAATATGAGGAGGATGGGAAGGTGTGA